A section of the Ensifer adhaerens genome encodes:
- the istB gene encoding IS21-like element helper ATPase IstB — protein sequence MKSIHTIDEARLGIMLNELRLPTIKTLWSQFAEQADREGWPAARFLSAIAEHELAERAHRRIERHLAEAHLPPGKTLESFAFDAVPMVSKAQVMAIAAGDSWLAKGANILLFGPPGGGKSHLAAAIGLALIENGWRVLFTRTTDLVQKLQVARRELQLESAIAKLDKFDLLVLDDLAYVTKDQAETSVLFELISARYERRSIMITANQPFGEWNRVFPDPAMTLAAVDRLVHHATIFEMNVESYRRRSAMEAKRQRGRPAAFATIKSASQIVAERQSEHDETLASDNQHDTFIPTAT from the coding sequence ATGAAGAGCATTCACACAATCGACGAAGCCCGCCTCGGCATCATGCTGAATGAGCTCCGGTTGCCGACGATCAAAACACTGTGGTCGCAATTTGCCGAACAGGCCGATCGGGAGGGATGGCCAGCCGCCCGCTTCCTGTCGGCCATCGCCGAACATGAGTTGGCCGAGCGAGCGCATCGCAGGATCGAACGCCACCTCGCCGAGGCACATCTGCCGCCTGGAAAGACGCTCGAGAGCTTCGCCTTCGACGCCGTGCCGATGGTCTCCAAGGCCCAGGTCATGGCCATTGCCGCCGGCGATAGCTGGCTCGCCAAAGGTGCCAACATCCTCCTGTTCGGTCCGCCGGGTGGCGGAAAGAGCCATCTCGCCGCCGCCATCGGCCTCGCGCTGATCGAGAACGGTTGGCGAGTGCTGTTCACGCGCACGACCGACCTCGTCCAGAAGCTTCAGGTCGCACGGCGTGAACTCCAGCTCGAATCCGCCATCGCAAAGCTCGACAAGTTCGATCTGCTTGTCCTCGACGATCTGGCCTACGTCACCAAGGACCAGGCCGAGACCAGCGTGCTCTTCGAACTCATCTCCGCAAGATATGAGCGGCGTTCCATCATGATCACCGCCAATCAGCCCTTCGGAGAATGGAACCGCGTCTTTCCGGACCCAGCCATGACGCTTGCCGCGGTGGACCGACTTGTTCATCACGCAACGATCTTCGAAATGAACGTCGAAAGCTATCGGCGACGTTCCGCCATGGAAGCCAAACGCCAGCGCGGCAGACCTGCCGCCTTCGCGACAATTAAAAGTGCTTCCCAGATTGTCGCGGAGCGGCAATCAGAACACGACGAGACTCTTGCCAGCGACAATCAGCATGATACCTTCATCCCGACCGCGACATAA
- the istA gene encoding IS21 family transposase, which yields MPGRHVTDHQMRLFMKYRQTHSVEVAAAKASISRATAFRVEKEQRLPSQNKPPRGRRRPDPLAHIFDAEVVPLLKAAPGIRAVAVYDEMLRRHPELPEGIRRTLERRIRSWRAAYGEAQEVIFRQTHEPGRLGLSDFTDMGSLSVTIAGQPLDHLLYHFRLVWSGFEHAHVILGGESFVALAEGLQNALWSVGGSPLYHRSDSLSAAFRNLDADAKVDLTNRYEDLCAHYRMTPTRNNKGVAHENGSIESSHGHLKNAVRDALLMRGTRDFDDLRSYRAFVDEIVSRRNAAHGKRIDTERPHLQALPDRRTSDFEEVVVTVSRTGGFALRKVFYTVPSRLIGHRLRVRLFDDRLDVFIGGTHLLTLPRGRAHASGKHDQVVNYHHVIHSLRKKPMALLNLVYRDKLFPRPEYRRAFDTLIEQLPDRQACKITVELLALAHDRGCERELAEELARTLDAHKLPDLVALRAIFGPDPDQLPTVHVQLASLNSYEALMGAAYAGEVA from the coding sequence GTGCCGGGTCGCCATGTAACCGATCATCAGATGAGATTATTCATGAAGTACCGACAAACGCATTCTGTTGAGGTCGCCGCCGCGAAGGCGTCGATCAGCCGGGCGACGGCGTTCCGTGTGGAGAAAGAGCAACGCCTTCCGTCGCAAAACAAGCCGCCCCGCGGTCGGCGTCGCCCCGATCCGCTTGCGCATATCTTTGATGCGGAGGTCGTTCCGCTCCTCAAAGCCGCTCCCGGCATTCGTGCGGTCGCCGTTTATGACGAGATGCTGCGGCGTCATCCGGAATTGCCCGAAGGCATTCGCCGCACACTTGAGCGACGCATCCGGTCATGGCGAGCCGCTTACGGTGAGGCACAGGAGGTGATCTTCCGCCAGACGCACGAGCCCGGCCGGTTGGGGCTGTCGGATTTTACCGACATGGGCAGCCTCAGCGTGACGATCGCCGGTCAGCCGCTCGACCATCTGCTTTATCACTTCCGGCTGGTTTGGTCGGGCTTCGAACACGCCCATGTCATCCTTGGCGGCGAAAGCTTTGTCGCCTTGGCCGAGGGCCTGCAGAATGCCCTGTGGTCGGTCGGCGGTTCGCCGCTCTATCACCGCAGCGACAGCCTGTCGGCCGCCTTCCGCAACCTTGATGCCGATGCCAAGGTCGATCTGACAAACCGCTATGAAGACTTGTGCGCTCATTACCGGATGACCCCGACGCGTAACAACAAGGGCGTCGCCCACGAGAACGGCTCAATCGAAAGTTCTCACGGCCATCTCAAGAATGCGGTCCGCGATGCACTCCTGATGCGCGGCACCAGAGACTTCGACGATCTCCGTTCCTACCGCGCCTTCGTCGACGAGATCGTCAGCCGCCGCAATGCCGCACATGGCAAGCGCATCGATACCGAGCGCCCGCATCTGCAGGCGCTTCCCGATCGCCGCACGTCCGACTTCGAAGAGGTGGTCGTCACCGTGTCGCGCACCGGCGGCTTCGCCTTGCGCAAGGTCTTCTACACCGTCCCCTCCCGTTTGATCGGCCACCGGCTGCGTGTGCGTTTGTTTGACGATCGCCTCGACGTCTTCATCGGCGGCACGCATCTGCTGACGCTGCCACGAGGTCGCGCCCATGCGAGTGGCAAGCACGATCAGGTCGTCAACTATCACCACGTCATCCACTCTCTGCGCAAAAAGCCGATGGCTCTTCTCAACCTCGTCTATCGCGACAAGCTCTTCCCCCGGCCGGAATACAGAAGGGCTTTCGACACTCTCATCGAGCAACTGCCTGACCGGCAGGCTTGCAAGATCACCGTCGAATTGCTGGCGCTGGCGCATGATCGCGGCTGCGAGCGGGAACTGGCCGAGGAGCTTGCCAGAACGCTCGACGCCCACAAACTCCCCGACCTGGTGGCCTTGAGAGCGATCTTCGGCCCGGACCCGGATCAGTTGCCGACCGTGCATGTGCAACTCGCATCGCTCAATAGCTATGAAGCCCTGATGGGGGCTGCCTATGCCGGAGAGGTCGCATGA
- a CDS encoding DUF4238 domain-containing protein — protein MANRKQQHFVPQFMLRHFAADQGHKTKPRQINLVNISSAKIIVGASLAGQCYRDYFYGKDGVFEESLSQLEGVFSALARKMINSCSIDVRDGWDLILMISLQRARTARAGDEFNSMAEKMLRLYMHNRVSEEVLRSVRIGLKEVANHNISTAFKLAPLLMDLKQLLVINRTSTPFIIADNPVVSTNLFGRMKAPDRMAGLTRAGLQLFMPLSPQFGLLFHDPNVYSADALGNVLRLKSKEDAFLLNELQWLNAYENIYFPPSLLKSDLDALVAIKREPTELSKMTRAERRGEEDGFVVTTKDEFAAPSEGVKSELVFVSATTLSKDVRLRGIRIRDKPRYHDDGSMGSFVRDPIWEEIVRDFADEITHNNAKASQIWEFVADHPDHDRVGPWLQRAARRTSRRRAQHPT, from the coding sequence ATGGCCAACAGAAAACAGCAGCATTTCGTACCGCAGTTCATGTTGCGTCACTTCGCAGCTGACCAAGGACACAAGACGAAGCCGCGGCAAATTAATCTGGTGAATATTTCGAGCGCCAAGATAATTGTCGGCGCCTCGCTAGCAGGCCAGTGTTATCGGGACTACTTTTACGGCAAAGATGGTGTTTTCGAAGAGAGCCTCAGCCAACTCGAGGGCGTGTTCTCGGCTCTTGCGCGCAAGATGATCAACTCATGTTCGATCGATGTACGCGACGGATGGGACCTGATCCTGATGATCTCGCTCCAGAGAGCACGGACTGCTCGCGCTGGTGACGAATTCAATAGCATGGCGGAGAAAATGCTTCGCCTCTACATGCATAACCGGGTAAGCGAAGAAGTCCTTCGGTCCGTCAGGATTGGATTGAAGGAAGTTGCCAATCACAACATATCGACAGCTTTCAAATTGGCTCCGCTGTTGATGGACCTCAAGCAGCTTCTCGTAATAAACCGCACTTCGACGCCCTTCATTATTGCAGATAACCCTGTTGTTTCGACCAACCTGTTCGGTCGAATGAAAGCACCAGATCGTATGGCGGGCCTTACTCGAGCCGGTCTGCAACTCTTCATGCCGCTCTCACCGCAGTTTGGCCTCCTCTTCCACGATCCGAACGTCTACTCCGCGGATGCTCTTGGCAATGTCCTTAGACTCAAAAGTAAGGAGGACGCGTTTCTTCTGAACGAGCTGCAGTGGTTGAACGCATATGAGAACATCTATTTCCCGCCTTCGCTCCTGAAGTCAGATCTTGATGCGTTGGTGGCCATCAAACGTGAGCCAACAGAGCTTTCCAAGATGACCCGCGCAGAGCGTAGAGGAGAAGAAGATGGATTCGTTGTGACGACGAAAGACGAATTCGCAGCGCCGTCGGAGGGCGTGAAATCGGAGCTCGTATTCGTATCAGCTACCACGCTTTCAAAAGATGTGCGTCTGCGTGGGATTCGGATCAGGGATAAGCCGCGATACCATGACGATGGCAGTATGGGCTCTTTCGTTCGAGATCCGATATGGGAGGAAATCGTTCGCGATTTTGCCGACGAAATAACCCACAACAACGCCAAGGCGTCGCAAATCTGGGAGTTCGTCGCAGACCACCCAGACCACGACCGTGTCGGCCCCTGGCTGCAGCGCGCGGCGCGTCGAACAAGCAGAAGGAGAGCTCAACACCCGACCTAG
- a CDS encoding P-loop NTPase fold protein, with amino-acid sequence MGTFYQQNMPSVLDKEVSDLSKDAFGHHHFANALRSLIEGSHRPPFSIGLLGTWGTGKSTIKELYLSSLASDSTGPTGKKRANRFRPIIFNAWRYGGDEDIKRALLRHVFLQLGGDDVELRRRLYQQVTDSAQTSRGFGEWLKEAVLQNIASAGLFLLLLVGSIGVIWTASYGLGLSDQWGLSVVLSVAAIVAAFLGKYVVDIRLKSPTLFNNQTVISFPTTSAEEYERLLVDQIKKFRAGREGRSCERLVIFVDDLDRLSAAEMVSGLDAVRTFLELPLGDGSENFGIIFVISCDEDRVADALSRGRGRINPDLPGSVFTRSDARRYLDRLFQFRLEIPPFPKLDMRQFAEKKLREMGDIAASIEEGHVTLQDVVERLIHVGVQSPRNAIQLLNAFTQTWWIAIQRERSGIGSSAPGVLYDGAVSKHPVALAALCVLRVDFPDFYSELQRHPELIQDFTRVVFRGVPFNTLSANSQHALKEFLVVQGNEIGHDVRVEHRNLRQYLSSLLDLRWPRSLQPLLLLAQDAISRKYGDRAAELHDAFVSGDTRGVLEIFGHHLDNAVLDRDDVRLLEDLAEGLPDDTQTRRVSAARVLAAIAHRIPADTRNGLMVPLARQMISLKDIRTNVGPTAAREIISALPAADRREVAESFGKDLLTGQKLEWRLPSGETPNLEELVSDANAAAELALDVRKSNGLSSATDVLLKAWLLGREVQSSQGSQSVPFSQLEKWMEEHPNHLLDLLGADYADLAIGELERNPTAIPDKMRTLQRIGLVSEKLAEGGQESREVLWVQVTRLVAMRDPQVSSAAWKEAGLRAALATGQQARAFLIAFASRLEKEMTDADQWGLDWNAGAQRFLDLAARWDAFIDSGCAEGVLPLTQSWGEIDETSAYMTRAAEILLRRDRDTWDRLIEHLTKKTFGELPWPSLEYIAIKLSELNDIQKSTLADQMNALVNGDTIGSEDAEKYAKFIAAAPEDAWSSAPLLAHSKVSRSRVVAMATRVEYLSAIFPAARALLSRAPKGQTANVLTPLFEQAAGAPSVYPILHREMIGKWPEENDQTGPYGPNAIASRAIQFIRENPALEGSGDVFQSVVDMASRNVVTESTSAELSGAAVILWPHSPRSVVSSIAQIASLMSIGDIKRLLTGNQSDNTRANIQAIVDALSGGADEARCLAIAKELLSSPPKQIDDMPDGALSVWLLAAQKHQAKVVQALLIEAGLTDEQRERVLSYVIAQREKLGLAFFTAMLPSILRKAGEPKSLGIVINRIDNILSLAKNSDQRSSLVTALVPTLQQLTGDHLAIIARAIHDLGGKGAVERNTELLETMDANQLAILARELPGSKAIARHISSQGKATGE; translated from the coding sequence GTGGGAACATTCTATCAACAGAACATGCCGAGTGTTCTGGACAAGGAAGTCTCCGATCTATCAAAAGATGCCTTTGGTCATCACCATTTCGCCAACGCCCTAAGAAGCCTGATCGAAGGTTCTCATCGTCCCCCTTTTAGTATCGGTCTGCTTGGAACCTGGGGCACCGGGAAAAGCACTATCAAGGAGCTATATCTCTCATCCCTAGCTTCCGATTCGACTGGTCCGACTGGGAAGAAGCGAGCGAACCGCTTCCGCCCCATAATCTTCAATGCGTGGAGGTATGGTGGCGATGAGGACATCAAGCGGGCGTTGCTTAGACACGTTTTTCTTCAGCTGGGCGGCGACGACGTTGAACTTCGTCGTAGGCTCTATCAGCAGGTGACTGACTCCGCCCAGACAAGCCGAGGTTTCGGAGAGTGGCTCAAAGAGGCAGTCCTTCAGAATATTGCTTCGGCGGGCCTGTTCCTATTGTTACTAGTGGGCAGTATCGGTGTCATATGGACGGCTTCCTACGGTCTCGGACTCTCCGATCAATGGGGGCTTTCAGTCGTCCTGTCGGTGGCGGCGATTGTTGCCGCATTTTTAGGCAAGTATGTCGTCGATATCCGCCTGAAGTCGCCTACGCTCTTTAACAACCAGACCGTTATTTCCTTTCCCACAACGAGCGCTGAGGAATACGAACGGCTTCTGGTAGACCAAATCAAAAAGTTTCGAGCTGGACGCGAAGGTCGTTCATGCGAACGGCTCGTCATATTTGTCGACGATCTTGATCGACTGTCAGCAGCCGAAATGGTGTCAGGCTTGGATGCCGTACGAACTTTTCTGGAGCTTCCGCTCGGCGACGGATCGGAGAACTTCGGAATCATCTTCGTTATCTCATGCGACGAAGACCGCGTGGCAGATGCACTCTCTCGGGGACGTGGGAGAATCAATCCCGACTTGCCGGGATCTGTTTTCACACGCTCTGACGCACGGCGCTATCTGGACCGACTTTTCCAGTTTCGGCTGGAAATACCGCCTTTCCCAAAGCTAGACATGCGGCAGTTCGCAGAAAAGAAGCTGCGCGAAATGGGTGACATCGCCGCTAGCATTGAAGAAGGCCATGTTACATTGCAGGATGTCGTGGAACGATTGATCCACGTCGGTGTGCAGAGTCCTCGAAATGCTATTCAACTGTTGAATGCATTTACGCAGACTTGGTGGATTGCTATCCAACGCGAGCGTAGCGGGATCGGCTCAAGCGCTCCGGGCGTACTGTACGACGGCGCGGTGTCAAAGCATCCTGTGGCCTTGGCAGCTTTATGTGTTCTGCGCGTCGACTTTCCAGATTTTTACAGTGAGCTGCAAAGACACCCAGAACTAATTCAGGATTTCACCCGAGTTGTCTTCAGAGGTGTGCCATTCAACACTCTTTCGGCAAACTCTCAGCATGCACTGAAGGAATTCCTGGTCGTTCAGGGCAACGAGATCGGACATGACGTTCGGGTCGAACACCGAAACCTCCGTCAGTACCTGTCCAGCCTGCTAGACCTGCGCTGGCCAAGATCTCTTCAACCCCTTCTTCTTCTTGCCCAGGATGCGATTTCTCGGAAATACGGAGATCGGGCTGCCGAGCTACACGACGCATTCGTTTCCGGCGATACGAGAGGGGTGTTAGAGATCTTTGGGCATCATCTGGACAATGCTGTCCTAGACCGAGACGACGTTCGTCTGTTGGAAGATCTTGCTGAAGGCTTGCCAGATGACACTCAGACGCGACGCGTGAGCGCGGCAAGAGTTTTGGCTGCAATTGCTCATAGGATTCCCGCCGACACTCGCAACGGCTTAATGGTGCCTTTGGCGCGCCAGATGATCAGCTTAAAGGACATAAGGACCAACGTTGGACCGACAGCGGCAAGAGAGATCATATCCGCTCTCCCGGCCGCCGATAGGCGCGAGGTAGCCGAGAGCTTTGGCAAAGACCTACTCACGGGCCAAAAACTGGAGTGGCGATTGCCCTCGGGCGAAACGCCTAACCTCGAAGAATTGGTCTCTGATGCCAACGCAGCAGCCGAGCTCGCTCTCGACGTACGTAAGAGCAATGGGCTGTCATCGGCTACCGACGTGCTCCTCAAAGCTTGGTTGCTTGGGCGAGAGGTCCAGTCATCCCAAGGATCGCAGTCAGTTCCTTTCTCACAGCTTGAGAAGTGGATGGAAGAGCACCCAAACCATTTGCTTGACTTGCTGGGTGCTGATTACGCCGACCTGGCCATTGGCGAGTTGGAAAGGAATCCCACCGCTATTCCCGACAAGATGCGTACACTCCAGCGAATTGGCCTGGTGAGTGAAAAACTCGCCGAAGGCGGTCAGGAGAGTCGCGAGGTGTTGTGGGTTCAGGTAACCCGCCTGGTGGCCATGCGAGATCCGCAAGTTTCTTCGGCGGCGTGGAAGGAGGCCGGATTGCGAGCGGCGCTGGCTACGGGCCAGCAAGCACGGGCATTTCTCATCGCATTCGCAAGCCGACTCGAAAAGGAAATGACGGATGCCGACCAATGGGGGTTGGACTGGAACGCCGGCGCGCAACGATTTCTAGATTTGGCTGCCCGGTGGGATGCTTTTATCGACAGTGGGTGCGCGGAGGGTGTGCTCCCGCTGACCCAATCTTGGGGAGAAATCGATGAGACCTCTGCATACATGACAAGGGCTGCAGAGATTCTCCTGCGCCGTGACAGGGATACCTGGGACCGTCTAATAGAACATCTCACCAAGAAAACGTTCGGGGAATTGCCTTGGCCATCCCTGGAATACATCGCTATCAAACTCAGCGAGCTAAACGACATACAAAAGTCCACACTCGCGGACCAGATGAACGCGCTGGTTAATGGCGATACCATCGGGTCAGAAGACGCGGAGAAGTACGCGAAGTTCATAGCCGCCGCACCCGAGGATGCGTGGTCATCTGCACCATTACTTGCGCACTCGAAGGTTTCACGGAGTCGGGTTGTCGCTATGGCGACACGGGTTGAATATCTCTCAGCTATCTTCCCGGCGGCGCGCGCACTACTGAGCAGAGCTCCTAAGGGGCAGACCGCCAACGTTCTGACTCCTCTGTTTGAACAGGCGGCAGGCGCCCCCAGTGTCTATCCGATTCTCCATCGCGAGATGATTGGCAAATGGCCGGAGGAAAACGATCAGACTGGGCCCTATGGCCCTAACGCCATCGCGTCTCGCGCGATCCAGTTCATTAGAGAGAATCCCGCGCTTGAGGGCTCAGGCGATGTCTTTCAATCCGTCGTAGACATGGCTTCTCGAAACGTTGTCACAGAGAGTACCAGCGCCGAACTATCAGGCGCAGCAGTGATCTTGTGGCCCCATTCACCAAGGTCCGTCGTTTCGAGCATCGCGCAGATTGCTTCACTGATGTCTATTGGCGACATTAAGCGACTCCTGACTGGAAATCAGAGCGACAACACGCGGGCGAATATCCAGGCGATCGTTGATGCGCTGTCCGGCGGTGCGGACGAAGCGCGGTGTCTAGCTATCGCGAAGGAGCTCCTCAGCAGCCCGCCTAAACAGATCGATGACATGCCCGATGGGGCACTGAGCGTTTGGCTCTTAGCAGCCCAGAAACATCAAGCGAAAGTCGTTCAAGCTCTTCTAATCGAAGCGGGACTGACTGATGAGCAAAGGGAACGCGTTTTGTCTTATGTAATTGCGCAACGTGAGAAACTCGGGTTGGCGTTCTTTACCGCTATGTTGCCGAGCATTTTGCGAAAAGCGGGAGAACCGAAGTCACTCGGAATCGTTATCAACCGGATCGATAATATCCTCTCCTTGGCGAAAAACAGCGATCAGAGGAGTTCACTCGTTACCGCTCTCGTTCCTACGCTGCAGCAACTTACAGGGGATCATCTTGCAATCATCGCTCGTGCAATCCATGACTTGGGGGGCAAGGGTGCCGTCGAACGAAACACCGAACTACTTGAAACGATGGACGCCAACCAATTGGCAATCCTCGCGCGAGAACTGCCCGGGTCAAAGGCAATTGCACGGCATATTAGTTCTCAAGGAAAAGCAACCGGCGAATAG
- a CDS encoding HNH endonuclease encodes MAARKHIPNETKLRLFSEASGHCQRPQCLETLFPAELGGDKHIAEMAHVIPHGKDGPRHAERPDGEFEADTFENLILLCPTCHTIVDKDPGAHPRNTLLDWKANHISALARKIGIHAYEDRGQVRDAVVAAMEENKAVWRKFAPTEGSDFEYNPESEAAKTWTHRMRSVILPNHFRIQDIILANLHHATGEEREAFGQYQEHVRGLSERHVCGVNGRAIRYPEKMDGIFA; translated from the coding sequence ATGGCAGCTCGAAAACACATTCCCAACGAAACCAAACTCCGGCTCTTTTCGGAAGCTTCGGGGCATTGCCAACGTCCCCAGTGCCTTGAGACGCTTTTCCCGGCCGAATTGGGCGGGGACAAGCATATCGCTGAGATGGCTCATGTGATCCCGCACGGGAAAGACGGACCGCGTCATGCAGAGCGGCCTGATGGAGAGTTTGAGGCCGATACTTTCGAAAACCTCATACTGTTGTGTCCCACCTGTCATACGATCGTGGACAAGGATCCTGGCGCACATCCACGAAATACCTTGTTGGACTGGAAGGCGAACCATATTTCCGCGTTGGCACGCAAGATAGGCATCCACGCTTACGAAGACCGCGGCCAAGTGCGAGACGCCGTGGTTGCGGCCATGGAGGAAAACAAGGCGGTATGGAGAAAGTTCGCGCCCACCGAAGGATCGGATTTCGAATACAATCCCGAGTCTGAGGCGGCGAAGACTTGGACCCACAGGATGAGAAGCGTCATTCTGCCGAACCATTTTCGCATTCAGGACATCATCCTCGCAAACCTTCATCATGCCACGGGGGAGGAGCGGGAGGCTTTTGGGCAGTACCAGGAACATGTCAGGGGCCTCTCCGAGCGTCATGTTTGCGGCGTTAATGGCAGAGCCATCCGCTACCCTGAAAAGATGGACGGAATCTTCGCATGA
- a CDS encoding nucleotidyltransferase domain-containing protein: MGRLEGDYEEGVMSAADVARHLLKTCGSLRDFQSYMFGSSLFGIGSDYDILIVGPSGEPLSRLKAEIGIAGEELPLDVLYMLPSEAEKTGFVVNEGCVTLSQVADCEQSEPVANDKGV; encoded by the coding sequence GTGGGACGACTTGAAGGCGATTATGAAGAAGGGGTGATGTCGGCGGCTGATGTGGCGCGTCACCTTCTCAAAACCTGCGGTTCCTTGCGCGACTTTCAATCCTACATGTTTGGATCATCGCTGTTCGGCATCGGCAGTGACTACGATATTCTCATTGTCGGACCGTCGGGCGAACCTCTGTCACGGCTTAAGGCGGAGATCGGAATTGCAGGTGAGGAATTGCCTCTGGATGTTCTGTATATGTTGCCGTCGGAAGCAGAAAAGACGGGATTCGTCGTCAACGAAGGATGCGTTACGCTGTCTCAGGTGGCCGATTGCGAGCAGAGCGAGCCTGTCGCAAACGATAAAGGAGTTTAA
- a CDS encoding DUF2971 domain-containing protein gives MSDVMPTIPDLFKPEDFKLSAPPPPVLYKYMIADRVADVLEGGMVRFTHLLDTNDSFEVRKTFRRFAGPKFIAMMRGATLAAITPDYIDQQIQRSLAKAGLNIPTTFVREMLKQQHGISVEQLMRSQMNAFVETFSGGLDLVKSPEEFLTEIGSILLCFSLSERYDIAAMWAHYGGNHTGLVVAFSTDHPWFKNDKDPAESKLQKIKYLDDQNDELFDDLQAAFSSKATDWAYEREWRINCSMKQIERTVDLGAEKIHLRSFPPDAVTSVIVGAKASDDTVARVRDVLTRKYPHAKLQRTTPQRMTVGFVLEDI, from the coding sequence ATGTCCGACGTAATGCCCACCATTCCAGATCTGTTCAAGCCAGAAGACTTCAAGCTATCCGCCCCCCCGCCGCCAGTTCTCTACAAGTATATGATAGCAGACCGTGTTGCGGACGTGCTCGAGGGTGGCATGGTACGATTCACGCATCTTCTCGACACGAACGACTCCTTTGAAGTCCGTAAAACCTTTCGGCGCTTCGCCGGTCCAAAATTCATAGCAATGATGAGGGGCGCGACTCTCGCAGCAATAACGCCTGACTATATCGACCAGCAGATCCAACGAAGCTTGGCTAAGGCGGGATTAAATATTCCGACCACTTTCGTCAGAGAAATGCTGAAGCAGCAACACGGGATATCCGTAGAGCAGCTCATGCGATCTCAAATGAACGCGTTCGTTGAGACGTTTTCTGGCGGTCTTGACTTGGTTAAATCACCAGAAGAATTTCTGACGGAAATTGGCTCAATCCTCCTGTGTTTCTCGCTATCAGAGCGCTACGACATTGCCGCGATGTGGGCGCATTACGGCGGAAATCATACGGGCTTGGTGGTCGCATTCAGCACAGACCACCCGTGGTTCAAGAACGACAAGGATCCGGCGGAGTCGAAACTGCAGAAGATCAAGTATCTGGACGACCAGAACGACGAGCTCTTTGATGATTTGCAAGCGGCGTTTTCATCAAAAGCAACGGATTGGGCATACGAACGGGAATGGCGCATAAATTGCTCTATGAAACAGATAGAAAGGACTGTTGATCTAGGTGCCGAAAAAATCCACTTGCGATCCTTCCCACCTGATGCTGTCACATCGGTGATCGTGGGAGCCAAGGCATCAGACGACACGGTCGCTCGCGTTCGTGACGTGCTCACAAGAAAGTACCCACATGCAAAGCTTCAACGAACAACGCCGCAGCGAATGACAGTTGGCTTTGTGTTGGAGGACATATAG
- a CDS encoding DUF4238 domain-containing protein — MIDFSKPPKFEKHNHHFVPRFWQKHFCGPGGRLFKTKRGRYVQASLADTMTSDWTYLAFDEGWRPTDEVEDQLSQWEGLASKLIVRSLPTQTVLSDDDWGSLCVWLGLATSRHPNVLNRYKPLASAFTLELATAHDYSDLDAFNEHLQGKFGVGIDEESFRYLLASPQETILATAEHAEAMSPFDPMLPQTDALLARFPVAQCIYEMDLRLVDVPTGSEFILGSNPLPNEGLSFGFSVPLSKDVALLCTPPKNADEPARLRSVATPQEVEQVNLEQIARSEEAIASSPTILKYWAEKFDSL; from the coding sequence GTGATAGATTTCAGCAAGCCGCCGAAATTCGAAAAGCATAACCATCACTTCGTACCGCGGTTCTGGCAGAAGCACTTCTGCGGTCCTGGCGGCCGCCTTTTCAAAACAAAACGTGGTCGTTATGTGCAGGCTTCCTTGGCTGACACCATGACTTCTGATTGGACGTATCTGGCCTTCGATGAGGGCTGGCGCCCCACTGATGAGGTGGAAGACCAATTGTCGCAATGGGAAGGACTTGCTTCCAAGCTAATCGTCCGGTCTCTACCTACCCAGACTGTTCTAAGCGATGACGACTGGGGCTCGCTTTGTGTCTGGTTAGGTCTCGCGACCAGCCGCCATCCCAACGTCTTGAATCGATATAAGCCTCTAGCCTCGGCTTTCACGTTGGAACTTGCCACAGCTCACGATTACTCAGACCTCGACGCTTTCAATGAGCACCTGCAGGGAAAGTTCGGCGTCGGAATCGATGAAGAGAGTTTTCGATATCTTCTGGCATCACCACAAGAAACAATTCTCGCTACTGCGGAGCACGCTGAAGCGATGTCACCATTCGACCCTATGTTACCGCAAACCGACGCTCTGCTGGCACGGTTTCCTGTAGCCCAATGCATCTACGAGATGGATCTTCGTTTGGTCGACGTTCCTACCGGCAGCGAATTCATCCTGGGGAGTAATCCCTTACCAAATGAGGGTCTTTCCTTCGGCTTCAGCGTGCCATTGAGTAAAGACGTTGCTCTGTTATGCACCCCTCCTAAAAACGCAGATGAACCTGCTCGGCTCCGCAGTGTCGCTACGCCACAGGAAGTTGAGCAGGTCAACTTGGAGCAAATAGCTCGATCAGAAGAGGCCATTGCGTCTTCGCCTACGATCCTAAAATATTGGGCGGAGAAGTTTGATTCCTTGTGA